The Quercus robur chromosome 7, dhQueRobu3.1, whole genome shotgun sequence genome has a segment encoding these proteins:
- the LOC126693352 gene encoding uncharacterized protein LOC126693352 isoform X2 produces MDADLQSLPPDNADAKAAFRKPSTDATNRKYRRHSPVSGSSSPDEIPKQDQGSSPNVSRDDPVRVSEYRPRRRDDEREFYRDSSRSHYGRSNDSYRHSDRQSSRGSHGYSRHDDYVHDKHTDEEDRNYKRLSSRSGRESRGGAHSELTGKESEHSRSRDYLRHVDKYSRDDYDGRRSKDKDREVSSLEYQKYKDKDSSSDRAGSGRRHVPSEELERDRYTRDRGGRDEKRDYRRGDRLSYEETRGHRNGTSSGGDGGKHRLKDAYKSDPMELDGQKLSKEDKKKYNDRETNRDKDEYVREPGELVDDKFDSVSDNHESPAKKSKPYGLDKDTDYRKDVKPVSKFSSVAEDAKVTPGQGQANDSDAASDLNAAKVAAMKAAELVNRNLAGVGVGSSMTADQKKKLLWGSKKTTPAEESGHRWDTALFTDRERQEKFNKLMGVKGEVKVEQKPDDQEGSEVLRAEKQKELQLDLEKQYTAGLRRRDGRTVGLGL; encoded by the exons ATGGATGCAGACTTGCAGTCCCTGCCCCCAGATAATGCTGATGCAAAAGCAGCATTTCGGAAGCCATCTACAGATGCAACAAACAGGAAGTATCGGCGCCATTCTCCAGTTAGTGGGTCATCTTCACCTGATG AAATTCCTAAGCAGGACCAGGGCTCTAGCCCAAACGTGTCAAGGGATGACCCTGTAAGAGTTTCTGAATATCGACCAAGAAGGAGGGATGATGAAAGGGAATTCTATAGGGATTCTAGCAGAAGTCATTATGGTAGAAGTAATGATTCTTATAGGCACTCTGATCGACAGTCATCCAGGGGCTCCCATGGTTACTCTAGGCACGACGACTACGTACATGACAAGCATACGGATGAAGAAGATAGAAACTATAAGAGGTTATCCTCCCGTTCTGGTCGAGAGTCGAGGGGTGGTGCTCATTCTGAGCTTACAGGAAAAGAAAGTGAGCACAGTAGGTCAAGAGATTATTTGAGACATGTGGACAAATATTCCCGAGATGATTATGATGGGCGTAGAAGCAAGGATAAAGATAGAGAAGTCTCATCACTAGAATACCAGAAATATAAAGATAAGGATTCATCATCTGATAGAGCTGGATCAGGTAGGAGACATGTGCCTTCTGAAGAGTTGGAGAGGGATAGATATACGAGGGACAGAGGTGGTCGAGATGAGAAGCGGGATTATCGTAGAGGTGACAGACTTTCCTATGAAGAGACCCGTGGGCACCGAAATGGCACAAGTTCAGGAGGAGACGGTGGTAAGCATCGCCTGAAAGATGCTTATAAGAGTGACCCAATGGAGCTGGATGGTCAAAAACTTTCCAAAGAggacaagaaaaaatataatgacCGAGAAACTAACAGGGATAAGGACGAGTACGTTAGAGAACCAGGGGAGCTTGTTGATGATAAATTTGATTCTGTGAGTGATAATCATGAATCTCcagcaaaaaaatcaaaaccgtATGGTTTGGACAAGGACACTGACTATAGGAAAGATG TTAAACCAGTTTCAAAGTTCTCATCTGTAGCTGAGGATGCCAAAGTGACTCCAGGACAAGGCCAGGCCAATGATTCTGATGCTGCTAGTGATCTAAATGCTGCAAAAGTTGCTGCAATGAAAGCTGCTGAATTAG TTAACAGGAATCTTGCTGGAGTTGGAGTTGGAAGTTCCATGACTGCGGACCAAAAGAAGAAGCTTTTGTGGGGGAGCAAAAAGACCACACCTGCAGAAGAG TCTGGTCACCGTTGGGATACAGCATTGTTTACTGATCGTGAACGACAAGAAAAATTCAACAAACTCATG GGTGTGAAGGGCGAGGTGAAGGTGGAGCAGAAACCCGACGACCAAGAAGGAAGCGAAGTCCTCCGAGCCGAGAAGCAGAAAGAACTTCAGCTGGATTTAGAGAAGCAATATACTGCTGGACTCAGACGAAGGGATGGCCGTACTGTGGGATTAGGTCTTTAA
- the LOC126693352 gene encoding uncharacterized protein LOC126693352 isoform X1: MDADLQSLPPDNADAKAAFRKPSTDATNRKYRRHSPVSGSSSPDEIPKQDQGSSPNVSRDDPVRVSEYRPRRRDDEREFYRDSSRSHYGRSNDSYRHSDRQSSRGSHGYSRHDDYVHDKHTDEEDRNYKRLSSRSGRESRGGAHSELTGKESEHSRSRDYLRHVDKYSRDDYDGRRSKDKDREVSSLEYQKYKDKDSSSDRAGSGRRHVPSEELERDRYTRDRGGRDEKRDYRRGDRLSYEETRGHRNGTSSGGDGGKHRLKDAYKSDPMELDGQKLSKEDKKKYNDRETNRDKDEYVREPGELVDDKFDSVSDNHESPAKKSKPYGLDKDTDYRKDVKPVSKFSSVAEDAKVTPGQGQANDSDAASDLNAAKVAAMKAAELVNRNLAGVGVGSSMTADQKKKLLWGSKKTTPAEESGHRWDTALFTDRERQEKFNKLMSLRMPWCLWPLVGCEGRGEGGAETRRPRRKRSPPSREAERTSAGFREAIYCWTQTKGWPYCGIRSLSIYYGFFCTHPVLCNILLYSCGRVMLLVILYLWHVCADMLYCWDISDISKRLVSYDTFTTLMHVRFILGLILSPEGCLNLQARKFGLGAL; the protein is encoded by the exons ATGGATGCAGACTTGCAGTCCCTGCCCCCAGATAATGCTGATGCAAAAGCAGCATTTCGGAAGCCATCTACAGATGCAACAAACAGGAAGTATCGGCGCCATTCTCCAGTTAGTGGGTCATCTTCACCTGATG AAATTCCTAAGCAGGACCAGGGCTCTAGCCCAAACGTGTCAAGGGATGACCCTGTAAGAGTTTCTGAATATCGACCAAGAAGGAGGGATGATGAAAGGGAATTCTATAGGGATTCTAGCAGAAGTCATTATGGTAGAAGTAATGATTCTTATAGGCACTCTGATCGACAGTCATCCAGGGGCTCCCATGGTTACTCTAGGCACGACGACTACGTACATGACAAGCATACGGATGAAGAAGATAGAAACTATAAGAGGTTATCCTCCCGTTCTGGTCGAGAGTCGAGGGGTGGTGCTCATTCTGAGCTTACAGGAAAAGAAAGTGAGCACAGTAGGTCAAGAGATTATTTGAGACATGTGGACAAATATTCCCGAGATGATTATGATGGGCGTAGAAGCAAGGATAAAGATAGAGAAGTCTCATCACTAGAATACCAGAAATATAAAGATAAGGATTCATCATCTGATAGAGCTGGATCAGGTAGGAGACATGTGCCTTCTGAAGAGTTGGAGAGGGATAGATATACGAGGGACAGAGGTGGTCGAGATGAGAAGCGGGATTATCGTAGAGGTGACAGACTTTCCTATGAAGAGACCCGTGGGCACCGAAATGGCACAAGTTCAGGAGGAGACGGTGGTAAGCATCGCCTGAAAGATGCTTATAAGAGTGACCCAATGGAGCTGGATGGTCAAAAACTTTCCAAAGAggacaagaaaaaatataatgacCGAGAAACTAACAGGGATAAGGACGAGTACGTTAGAGAACCAGGGGAGCTTGTTGATGATAAATTTGATTCTGTGAGTGATAATCATGAATCTCcagcaaaaaaatcaaaaccgtATGGTTTGGACAAGGACACTGACTATAGGAAAGATG TTAAACCAGTTTCAAAGTTCTCATCTGTAGCTGAGGATGCCAAAGTGACTCCAGGACAAGGCCAGGCCAATGATTCTGATGCTGCTAGTGATCTAAATGCTGCAAAAGTTGCTGCAATGAAAGCTGCTGAATTAG TTAACAGGAATCTTGCTGGAGTTGGAGTTGGAAGTTCCATGACTGCGGACCAAAAGAAGAAGCTTTTGTGGGGGAGCAAAAAGACCACACCTGCAGAAGAG TCTGGTCACCGTTGGGATACAGCATTGTTTACTGATCGTGAACGACAAGAAAAATTCAACAAACTCATG AGTCTGAGGATGCCTTGGTGCCTATGGCCACTTGTAGGGTGTGAAGGGCGAGGTGAAGGTGGAGCAGAAACCCGACGACCAAGAAGGAAGCGAAGTCCTCCGAGCCGAGAAGCAGAAAGAACTTCAGCTGGATTTAGAGAAGCAATATACTGCTGGACTCAGACGAAGGGATGGCCGTACTGTGGGATTAGGTCTTTAAGCATTTACTATGGATTCTTCTGCACTCATCCAGTGCTTTGCAATATTTTGTTATACTCTTGTGGAAGAGTAATGCTTCTTGTGATTTTATACTTGTGGCATGTTTGTGCGGATATGCTTTATTGTTGGGATATTTCAGATATCAGCAAAAGATTAGTGTCATATGACACTTTTACAACCTTGATGCATGTGAGATTCATTCTCGGCCTCATTCTCAGCCCTGAAGGCTGTTTAAACCTTCAAGCTCGAAAGTTTGGTTTGGGAGCTCTATAA
- the LOC126693353 gene encoding uncharacterized protein LOC126693353 isoform X1 — protein sequence MEGDSMVNVTLENDNRGTSCDKERVDGDKVEEHNVGGLGNEEVETPRAGMVFVSPEEVRNYYSKFAQREGFGIYRRSSRCRDDGKLNYFTLACARAGKRESTAKKKFSLRQSPKTNCKAKVNVALGSDGKFHLCHVILEHNHELSPGMFHSNRCKKSGGPRAQRRSKAKDPAEAIVHQDYPSLVGVATSCEIIPSVDSAVEGVNVTKQLANGDKHHLFPNTGHPTSESTLNHLKRRSSALENSQNCTYVNLFVIACECVFGTRTSITDLYVNIGMVCYFMDWLTQDVFKLALAKKAVELVKSGMVIGLGTGGTSLVIEELGKLIGEGKLKDIVAVGANYHSRLLAKQFGLRTVDLNDVDNIDIVFDGVDEVDFNKNLLKGGEAAHTVQKVVYSMANVCIILAEHTKVVHRLGSKFPVAVEVLPLATSPVSRRLIALGGVPEIRSALRKDGPVITDLGNMIIDVSFPNGIQNPAELEKNINVIPGVVDNGIVSGVATSVLVAVRDGGHVNVMNLEEFVEVVLGWRYATSTL from the exons ATGGAAGGTGATTCTATGGTAAATGTGACATTGGAGAATGATAATCGAGGGACTTCTTGTGATAAGGAGAGAGTTGATGGTGACAAAGTAGAGGAACACAATGTCGGAGGGTTAGGGAATGAAGAAGTAGAAACACCCAGGGCCGGGATGGTGTTTGTCTCTCCGGAAGAGGTTCGTAATTACTATAGCAAGTTTGCTCAGCGTGAAGGCTTTGGTATATACAGAAGAAGTTCAAGGTGTAGGGATGATGGCAAGTTAAATTACTTTACTCTTGCATGTGCAAGAGCTGGAAAGCGGGAAAGCACGGCAAAGAAAAAGTTTTCATTGAGACAGTCTCCTAAAACGAATTGCAAAGCCAAAGTTAATGTTGCACTTGGCTCTGATGGGAAGTTCCATCTGTGTCATGTCATTCTTGAACATAATCATGAACTGAGTCCAGGGATGTTTCATAgtaatagatgcaaaaaaagtGGGGGTCCTCGAGCACAAAGGAGAAGTAAAGCAAAAGATCCAGCGGAAGCAATAGTGCACCAAGATTATCCTTCTCTTGTTGGTGTAGCTACAAGCTGTGAAATTATACCATCAG ttGATTCTGCAGTGGAAGGAGTCAATGTTACTAAACAGTTAGCAAATGGTGACAAGCATCACCTATTCCCAAATACTGGCCATCCTACATCTGAAAGCACGCTCAATCATCTAAAGAGAAGAAGTTCAGCCCTTGAGAACTCCCAAAACT gtACTTATGTAAATCTGTTTGTAATTGCCTGTGAATGTGTTTTTGGGACAAGGACATCTATCACTGATTTGTATGTCAACATTGGCATGGTGTGTTACTTCATGGACTGGTTAA CACAAGATGTTTTTAAGCTTGCCCTTGCTAAGAAGGCTGTGGAACTTGTGAAATCTGGAATGGTGATTGGACTGGGAACAGGAGGTACATCTCTCGTCATTGAAGAGCTTGGAAAACTAATTGGTGAAGGAAAG TTGAAAGACATTGTTGCAGTTGGAGCAAACTACCATTCACGACTTCTAGCTAAACAGTTTGGTTTGAGAACG GTTGATTTGAATGATGTTGATAACATTGACATTGTGTTTGACGGGGTAGATGAAGTGGACTTCAATAAAAACCTGTTAAAG GGAGGGGAAGCTGCTCATACTGTTCAGAAG GTGGTTTATTCCATGGCAAATGTGTGCATAATATTAGCGGAACACACAAAGGTTGTTCATCGGCTTGGTAGCAAGTTTCCAGTCGCG GTTGAAGTTCTCCCACTTGCCACATCACCTGTTTCAAGGCGGCTCATTGCTCTTGGAGGAG TTCCTGAAATTCGATCTGCCCTAAGGAAGGATGGTCCAGTTATCACAGATCTTGGGAATATGATTATAGATGTGAg CTTCCCGAATGGGATACAGAACCCAGCTGAGCTTGAGAAGAACATCAATGTGATACCGGGTGTAGTTGATAATG GCATTGTTTCTGGGGTTGCAACATCTGTGCTGGTTGCAGTTAGAGATGGCGGTCATGTCAATGTGATGAACTTGGAGGAGTTTGTTGAAGTTGTGCTTGGCTGGAGATATGCAACTTCTACCTTGTAA
- the LOC126693353 gene encoding uncharacterized protein LOC126693353 isoform X2 — MEGDSMVNVTLENDNRGTSCDKERVDGDKVEEHNVGGLGNEEVETPRAGMVFVSPEEVRNYYSKFAQREGFGIYRRSSRCRDDGKLNYFTLACARAGKRESTAKKKFSLRQSPKTNCKAKVNVALGSDGKFHLCHVILEHNHELSPGMFHSNRCKKSGGPRAQRRSKAKDPAEAIVHQDYPSLVGVATSCEIIPSVEGVNVTKQLANGDKHHLFPNTGHPTSESTLNHLKRRSSALENSQNCTYVNLFVIACECVFGTRTSITDLYVNIGMVCYFMDWLTQDVFKLALAKKAVELVKSGMVIGLGTGGTSLVIEELGKLIGEGKLKDIVAVGANYHSRLLAKQFGLRTVDLNDVDNIDIVFDGVDEVDFNKNLLKGGEAAHTVQKVVYSMANVCIILAEHTKVVHRLGSKFPVAVEVLPLATSPVSRRLIALGGVPEIRSALRKDGPVITDLGNMIIDVSFPNGIQNPAELEKNINVIPGVVDNGIVSGVATSVLVAVRDGGHVNVMNLEEFVEVVLGWRYATSTL, encoded by the exons ATGGAAGGTGATTCTATGGTAAATGTGACATTGGAGAATGATAATCGAGGGACTTCTTGTGATAAGGAGAGAGTTGATGGTGACAAAGTAGAGGAACACAATGTCGGAGGGTTAGGGAATGAAGAAGTAGAAACACCCAGGGCCGGGATGGTGTTTGTCTCTCCGGAAGAGGTTCGTAATTACTATAGCAAGTTTGCTCAGCGTGAAGGCTTTGGTATATACAGAAGAAGTTCAAGGTGTAGGGATGATGGCAAGTTAAATTACTTTACTCTTGCATGTGCAAGAGCTGGAAAGCGGGAAAGCACGGCAAAGAAAAAGTTTTCATTGAGACAGTCTCCTAAAACGAATTGCAAAGCCAAAGTTAATGTTGCACTTGGCTCTGATGGGAAGTTCCATCTGTGTCATGTCATTCTTGAACATAATCATGAACTGAGTCCAGGGATGTTTCATAgtaatagatgcaaaaaaagtGGGGGTCCTCGAGCACAAAGGAGAAGTAAAGCAAAAGATCCAGCGGAAGCAATAGTGCACCAAGATTATCCTTCTCTTGTTGGTGTAGCTACAAGCTGTGAAATTATACCATCAG TGGAAGGAGTCAATGTTACTAAACAGTTAGCAAATGGTGACAAGCATCACCTATTCCCAAATACTGGCCATCCTACATCTGAAAGCACGCTCAATCATCTAAAGAGAAGAAGTTCAGCCCTTGAGAACTCCCAAAACT gtACTTATGTAAATCTGTTTGTAATTGCCTGTGAATGTGTTTTTGGGACAAGGACATCTATCACTGATTTGTATGTCAACATTGGCATGGTGTGTTACTTCATGGACTGGTTAA CACAAGATGTTTTTAAGCTTGCCCTTGCTAAGAAGGCTGTGGAACTTGTGAAATCTGGAATGGTGATTGGACTGGGAACAGGAGGTACATCTCTCGTCATTGAAGAGCTTGGAAAACTAATTGGTGAAGGAAAG TTGAAAGACATTGTTGCAGTTGGAGCAAACTACCATTCACGACTTCTAGCTAAACAGTTTGGTTTGAGAACG GTTGATTTGAATGATGTTGATAACATTGACATTGTGTTTGACGGGGTAGATGAAGTGGACTTCAATAAAAACCTGTTAAAG GGAGGGGAAGCTGCTCATACTGTTCAGAAG GTGGTTTATTCCATGGCAAATGTGTGCATAATATTAGCGGAACACACAAAGGTTGTTCATCGGCTTGGTAGCAAGTTTCCAGTCGCG GTTGAAGTTCTCCCACTTGCCACATCACCTGTTTCAAGGCGGCTCATTGCTCTTGGAGGAG TTCCTGAAATTCGATCTGCCCTAAGGAAGGATGGTCCAGTTATCACAGATCTTGGGAATATGATTATAGATGTGAg CTTCCCGAATGGGATACAGAACCCAGCTGAGCTTGAGAAGAACATCAATGTGATACCGGGTGTAGTTGATAATG GCATTGTTTCTGGGGTTGCAACATCTGTGCTGGTTGCAGTTAGAGATGGCGGTCATGTCAATGTGATGAACTTGGAGGAGTTTGTTGAAGTTGTGCTTGGCTGGAGATATGCAACTTCTACCTTGTAA
- the LOC126693353 gene encoding probable ribose-5-phosphate isomerase 3, chloroplastic isoform X3 encodes MEGDSMVNVTLENDNRGTSCDKERVDGDKVEEHNVGGLGNEEVETPRAGMVFVSPEEVRNYYSKFAQREGFGIYRRSSRCRDDGKLNYFTLACARAGKRESTAKKKFSLRQSPKTNCKAKVNVALGSDGKFHLCHVILEHNHELSPGMFHSNRCKKSGGPRAQRRSKAKDPAEAIVHQDYPSLVGVATSCEIIPSVDSAVEGVNVTKQLANGDKHHLFPNTGHPTSESTLNHLKRRSSALENSQNSQDVFKLALAKKAVELVKSGMVIGLGTGGTSLVIEELGKLIGEGKLKDIVAVGANYHSRLLAKQFGLRTVDLNDVDNIDIVFDGVDEVDFNKNLLKGGEAAHTVQKVVYSMANVCIILAEHTKVVHRLGSKFPVAVEVLPLATSPVSRRLIALGGVPEIRSALRKDGPVITDLGNMIIDVSFPNGIQNPAELEKNINVIPGVVDNGIVSGVATSVLVAVRDGGHVNVMNLEEFVEVVLGWRYATSTL; translated from the exons ATGGAAGGTGATTCTATGGTAAATGTGACATTGGAGAATGATAATCGAGGGACTTCTTGTGATAAGGAGAGAGTTGATGGTGACAAAGTAGAGGAACACAATGTCGGAGGGTTAGGGAATGAAGAAGTAGAAACACCCAGGGCCGGGATGGTGTTTGTCTCTCCGGAAGAGGTTCGTAATTACTATAGCAAGTTTGCTCAGCGTGAAGGCTTTGGTATATACAGAAGAAGTTCAAGGTGTAGGGATGATGGCAAGTTAAATTACTTTACTCTTGCATGTGCAAGAGCTGGAAAGCGGGAAAGCACGGCAAAGAAAAAGTTTTCATTGAGACAGTCTCCTAAAACGAATTGCAAAGCCAAAGTTAATGTTGCACTTGGCTCTGATGGGAAGTTCCATCTGTGTCATGTCATTCTTGAACATAATCATGAACTGAGTCCAGGGATGTTTCATAgtaatagatgcaaaaaaagtGGGGGTCCTCGAGCACAAAGGAGAAGTAAAGCAAAAGATCCAGCGGAAGCAATAGTGCACCAAGATTATCCTTCTCTTGTTGGTGTAGCTACAAGCTGTGAAATTATACCATCAG ttGATTCTGCAGTGGAAGGAGTCAATGTTACTAAACAGTTAGCAAATGGTGACAAGCATCACCTATTCCCAAATACTGGCCATCCTACATCTGAAAGCACGCTCAATCATCTAAAGAGAAGAAGTTCAGCCCTTGAGAACTCCCAAAACT CACAAGATGTTTTTAAGCTTGCCCTTGCTAAGAAGGCTGTGGAACTTGTGAAATCTGGAATGGTGATTGGACTGGGAACAGGAGGTACATCTCTCGTCATTGAAGAGCTTGGAAAACTAATTGGTGAAGGAAAG TTGAAAGACATTGTTGCAGTTGGAGCAAACTACCATTCACGACTTCTAGCTAAACAGTTTGGTTTGAGAACG GTTGATTTGAATGATGTTGATAACATTGACATTGTGTTTGACGGGGTAGATGAAGTGGACTTCAATAAAAACCTGTTAAAG GGAGGGGAAGCTGCTCATACTGTTCAGAAG GTGGTTTATTCCATGGCAAATGTGTGCATAATATTAGCGGAACACACAAAGGTTGTTCATCGGCTTGGTAGCAAGTTTCCAGTCGCG GTTGAAGTTCTCCCACTTGCCACATCACCTGTTTCAAGGCGGCTCATTGCTCTTGGAGGAG TTCCTGAAATTCGATCTGCCCTAAGGAAGGATGGTCCAGTTATCACAGATCTTGGGAATATGATTATAGATGTGAg CTTCCCGAATGGGATACAGAACCCAGCTGAGCTTGAGAAGAACATCAATGTGATACCGGGTGTAGTTGATAATG GCATTGTTTCTGGGGTTGCAACATCTGTGCTGGTTGCAGTTAGAGATGGCGGTCATGTCAATGTGATGAACTTGGAGGAGTTTGTTGAAGTTGTGCTTGGCTGGAGATATGCAACTTCTACCTTGTAA